A single window of Streptomyces sp. NBC_00464 DNA harbors:
- a CDS encoding type I polyketide synthase codes for MTSTAADAVAIVGAGCRFPGGVTGPDTFWALLKDGADVITEVPSSRWDLAGIYDPDPDAPGRTYARWGGFLPDPNRFDAGFFGIAPREARQIDPQQRLLIEVAWEALENAGIVPGTLAGTRTSVWSGGLGADYFLRHAQEAGRTGIDPWYASGKEASFGPGRLSYLLGLNGPSVALSTACSSSLVAAHLARQSLLMGESDTALVAGVNVLLAPELTIFMSKVGAMARDGRCKVFDAAADGIVRGDGCAVLVLKRLSDARADGDRVLAVIRGSAVNHDGHSAGLTVPSAAAQQNLLRDALAAAGAAGADIGFVEAHGTGTPLGDPLEMSALAGVLGEGRDPRAPLLVGSLKSNFGHTDGAAGVAGLLKAALTVHHGLIPPNLHLNRPNPAIRWDRWPVSVPVEPTRWPQDTPRLAGVSAFGLSGTNAHVIVEAPAPRTPSAGPGAPGPGTPGAAGTRVLAVSARSREALRELAGAHRDHLLARPDADLAPWTAGAARLRTHHGEHRLAVTGTTAAGLAADLGTFLDASDPCDDDTGTPLPDEDAERLPVCFVFSGQGGQWAGMGRELLDTEPVFAAALNEVDALVRRAAGWSPVEELRAGADRSRLAETEIAQPVVLALQVAATALWRSWGIEPAAVIGHSMGEITAAHVAGALSLPDAVRIVVHRGRLLQRSAGQGRMAAVALPEDELLPLLEPFGDDLCLAAVNSPSSCVVSGTDAAVSALTGRLSARDVTCRDMPGTYAFHSPQMDPHRAELTELLAGLTPTEPTVPLLRTSGITPDGTEPALDAGWWGRNVREPVRFAEAAARAVAAGHRVFLEIGPHPVLTQPLLRTLAAAGTDGRVVATLRRDTDAVHSSRAALAELYTAGADICWRNVEPDPDPVRDLPRYPWQGEPMWFDVPGGTPQEMRTDSAPPGLPAELRGELSLFDTEGRLVARTDSLRLSTGSGSAAGHGAAGQPAAGSASGGNGADGTAPHPVPEPAHARPDRVALADLVALSAARVLGLRSPAAVGRARGFADLGMDSLGAVELCKSLETSLGVRMAKTAAFDHPTVRRLADHLADLLDRQAPPAPAAPGASPAVPAPAAAPPVPEPIAVVGVGCRFPGGADGPDAYWRLLTEGVDAVRQAPEGRFDDARTWWGGFLDDPAGFDAPFFRIPPREARVMDPQQRIFLEVAWEALEHAGIAPASLDGSRTGVFVGMNSTDYAQRVAARDVDAFYGTGTSFSAAPGRLSYLLGLRGPSLAVDTACSSSLVAIHLAAASLRAGESDLAVAAGVNLILDTTIHRASGAAGALAADGRCKTFDAAADGYTRGEGCGAVVLKRLSAARRDGDRVLALVLGSAVNQDGASSGFTAPNGPAQEELLRTALADARVAPTDLDYVEAHGTGTPLGDPIELNALGAALDGRPPALGPCLVGSVKTNIGHLEAASGIAGLIKTVLALHHGALPAHLHFHRPSPAVPWDELPLRVPTTTRPWPRGARRRVAGVSAFGFSGTNAHVVLAEAPAEPPAPEPAGAPGAASGTVGPQASGTASPQLLTLSAASARALRGRAAAHRDLLRAPDAPDTGDLSATLALRRSHLDYRLAVVGRDRAELADRLDAFAEGRDAPGTVLARAAERDRGPVFVFSGHGSYWPGMARPLALRNPAFRAALDEADQALSAFLDWSPAEMIAAGAEPAGELDRQILLFAVQHALVAAWRDLGVQPAAVIGHSMGEVSAALCAGSLDLPGAAEVMVRRTRLLRSLVGLGGMAVVGLDADATAREIAPYGERLCVSIINSRASTVVSGESAALAELVAVLKERNVFCRMVDAGGPAHSPWVDPLRAELVEALTGRLDPRPGRVPLYSSVDGAVLTGRPLDAHYWGDNLRMPVRFADAVRAAARDGHDTFVELSAHPVQLTPIEQELRADGTEGLLVPSLVRGEDGESALLSAFGALHAGGAAVDWRGLHPRPRVPVTTPGYPWEHRRYWVEGGPAAVGTGHPLTARTVRTGETTVVEADLDAELVTALGGGSAADTPQVPAAAWLELAVAATRTALGGDRTVRLSEVAFGASLPAPADGTRTAALTLTRSPDAPGAHRFEITAPDGARSLLLAAGTAFPAGPRGPAPADTGTEAGAGLRASVAALAGTTAEVVSIRTDGDRIRCELRRSPAAMRWQLAPDLVEIALRTPALLTSGAPAPGPAPAGSVESVTVHEAPGEHVVLHIVPAVASVAPGERSGAEHGPAADVLIAAPDGRPLVELTGIRPAAPAAHRPDPDTDRRHAAYVHIPGWQELPATMPGAEPVAGPPGGDRSPEPATAGTVLLVADATGVADALATALAERGTPVRLLPAGPADGLRERLGTALRDLAGGTGCAAVVHLSGLDLPPREMPEAAVVAGECAAVADATAAVAAVGSGARLWWVTRGAVAVDDLEEPSPAQAALRHAAVVAGVEHPAAWGAVLDLDPLSAGPRADTDAVLAELGRHPAPGGPAEDRLALRRGRRLAARVLPAPTPSAPSAPVRLDAGRTYLVAGAAGPLAEQVAGWLTERGAGQVLSVPRIKGAAHAEQLLEDQAAAGSPVDGIVWLGADWTLPSGAAPDARDLEEALTARASGAWLLHQACRRTGTEPGLFQVWSTVAGSWGAIGAGAQAPVDAVLTSLVAHRRSRGLPATSVAWAPWNDAGVLDRESAQRLTRSGMTPFTTATAREILDRITASGDPAVEVADVDWGLLLPLYRQALPFPLFDVLAEREQSAPADADALLDKLRTLPADACADLVLDCVLEEVAVVLGLDGQDELEPRQGFFELGLNSITALEMKVRLERRFGCPLPATLAFEHPNGQALATFLAAEVTGTDSPPPTAPQPPADPPRAAAAPEGPGTHDLADLAARLEAELAAATDLFEQEER; via the coding sequence ATGACCTCGACAGCAGCTGACGCGGTGGCGATCGTCGGGGCGGGTTGCCGCTTCCCCGGCGGAGTGACGGGCCCGGACACCTTCTGGGCCCTGCTGAAGGACGGGGCGGACGTCATCACCGAGGTCCCCTCCTCCCGCTGGGACCTGGCCGGCATCTACGACCCCGACCCGGACGCGCCCGGCCGTACCTACGCGCGCTGGGGCGGGTTCCTGCCGGACCCCAACCGCTTCGACGCGGGCTTCTTCGGCATCGCGCCGCGGGAGGCCCGGCAGATCGACCCCCAGCAGAGGCTGCTGATCGAGGTCGCCTGGGAGGCGCTCGAGAACGCCGGCATCGTGCCGGGCACCCTGGCCGGGACGCGCACCTCGGTGTGGTCCGGCGGGCTCGGCGCCGACTACTTCCTGCGCCACGCGCAGGAGGCCGGCCGCACGGGCATCGATCCCTGGTACGCGTCGGGGAAGGAGGCGAGCTTCGGGCCCGGACGGCTGTCCTACCTCCTGGGCCTCAACGGGCCGAGCGTCGCGCTCAGTACCGCCTGCTCCTCCTCCCTCGTCGCCGCCCACCTGGCCCGGCAGAGCCTGCTCATGGGCGAGTCGGACACCGCGCTGGTCGCCGGGGTCAATGTGCTCCTCGCTCCTGAGCTGACCATCTTCATGTCCAAGGTCGGTGCGATGGCCCGCGACGGCCGGTGCAAGGTCTTCGACGCCGCAGCCGACGGCATCGTCCGCGGCGACGGATGCGCGGTCCTTGTGCTCAAACGACTGAGCGACGCTCGCGCCGACGGGGACCGGGTCCTCGCCGTGATCCGCGGCTCCGCCGTCAACCACGACGGACACAGTGCCGGCCTGACGGTGCCCAGCGCCGCCGCCCAGCAGAACCTGCTGCGCGACGCACTGGCCGCCGCCGGCGCCGCCGGCGCCGACATCGGCTTCGTCGAGGCGCACGGCACCGGCACCCCGCTCGGTGATCCGCTGGAGATGAGCGCCCTGGCCGGGGTTCTGGGCGAGGGACGAGACCCGCGCGCCCCGCTGCTGGTCGGTTCACTCAAGAGCAACTTCGGCCACACCGACGGCGCCGCCGGCGTTGCCGGCCTGCTGAAGGCCGCGCTCACCGTCCACCATGGACTGATCCCCCCGAACCTCCACCTGAACCGTCCGAACCCGGCGATCCGCTGGGACCGCTGGCCGGTGAGCGTGCCCGTCGAGCCGACCCGATGGCCGCAGGACACCCCCCGCCTCGCCGGTGTGAGCGCCTTCGGGCTCAGCGGCACCAACGCCCATGTCATCGTCGAGGCCCCCGCCCCCCGCACGCCGTCCGCCGGCCCCGGCGCGCCCGGCCCCGGCACGCCCGGCGCCGCCGGGACCCGGGTGCTCGCCGTGTCCGCCCGTTCCCGCGAGGCGCTGCGTGAACTGGCCGGTGCCCACCGCGACCACCTCCTCGCCCGCCCCGACGCCGACCTCGCCCCCTGGACCGCGGGCGCCGCCCGGCTGCGTACCCATCACGGCGAGCACCGGCTCGCCGTCACCGGCACCACCGCCGCCGGGCTCGCCGCGGATCTCGGCACCTTCCTCGACGCCTCCGACCCCTGCGACGACGACACCGGCACACCCCTGCCCGACGAGGACGCCGAACGCCTCCCCGTGTGCTTCGTCTTCTCCGGGCAGGGCGGGCAGTGGGCCGGGATGGGCCGCGAACTCCTCGACACCGAGCCCGTGTTCGCCGCCGCCCTGAACGAGGTCGACGCCCTCGTGCGGCGGGCCGCCGGATGGTCACCCGTCGAGGAACTGCGTGCGGGCGCCGACCGCTCCCGGCTTGCCGAAACGGAGATCGCCCAACCCGTCGTCCTCGCCCTGCAGGTCGCCGCGACCGCGCTGTGGCGCTCCTGGGGCATCGAACCCGCCGCCGTCATCGGCCACAGCATGGGCGAGATCACCGCCGCACACGTCGCCGGTGCGCTCAGCCTGCCCGACGCGGTCCGCATCGTCGTCCACCGGGGACGGCTCCTGCAGCGCTCCGCGGGGCAGGGCCGGATGGCCGCCGTCGCCCTGCCCGAGGACGAACTGCTGCCGCTGCTGGAGCCGTTCGGCGACGACCTCTGCCTGGCTGCCGTCAACAGCCCCTCCTCCTGCGTGGTGTCCGGCACCGATGCCGCCGTGTCCGCGCTGACCGGCCGGCTGTCCGCCCGCGACGTCACCTGCCGCGACATGCCCGGCACGTACGCCTTCCACAGCCCCCAGATGGACCCGCACCGGGCCGAACTGACCGAGCTGCTCGCAGGCTTGACCCCCACCGAGCCCACCGTGCCCCTGCTGCGGACCAGCGGCATCACCCCCGACGGAACCGAACCCGCCCTCGACGCCGGCTGGTGGGGCCGTAACGTGCGCGAGCCGGTTCGGTTCGCCGAGGCCGCCGCCCGCGCCGTGGCCGCCGGGCACCGCGTCTTCCTGGAGATCGGGCCGCACCCGGTGCTCACCCAGCCCCTCCTGCGGACCCTGGCCGCCGCGGGCACCGACGGCCGGGTGGTGGCGACGCTGCGCCGCGACACCGACGCCGTGCACAGCTCCCGGGCCGCGCTCGCCGAGCTGTACACGGCGGGCGCCGACATCTGCTGGCGGAACGTCGAACCGGACCCGGACCCGGTACGCGATCTGCCCCGCTACCCCTGGCAGGGCGAACCCATGTGGTTCGACGTTCCCGGCGGCACCCCGCAGGAGATGCGGACCGACTCCGCACCCCCGGGCCTGCCCGCCGAACTCCGGGGCGAACTGAGCCTGTTCGACACCGAGGGACGACTCGTCGCCCGCACCGACAGCCTGCGCCTGTCCACCGGAAGCGGGTCGGCGGCCGGACACGGAGCGGCCGGGCAGCCGGCGGCCGGGAGCGCCTCGGGCGGGAACGGGGCGGACGGGACGGCCCCGCACCCGGTCCCGGAGCCGGCCCACGCCCGCCCGGACCGGGTGGCCCTCGCCGACCTCGTCGCCTTGAGCGCCGCGCGGGTCCTGGGCCTGCGCTCCCCGGCCGCGGTCGGCCGCGCCCGCGGCTTCGCCGACCTGGGCATGGACAGCCTCGGCGCCGTCGAACTGTGCAAGTCCCTGGAAACCTCACTGGGCGTGCGGATGGCGAAGACCGCGGCCTTCGACCACCCCACGGTGCGGCGCCTGGCCGACCACCTCGCCGACCTGCTCGACCGCCAGGCACCCCCCGCCCCGGCTGCCCCCGGCGCTTCCCCGGCGGTCCCCGCGCCGGCCGCCGCGCCGCCGGTGCCCGAGCCGATCGCCGTGGTCGGCGTCGGCTGCCGCTTCCCCGGCGGCGCCGACGGACCCGACGCCTACTGGCGGCTGCTCACCGAGGGTGTGGACGCCGTCCGGCAAGCACCCGAGGGCCGCTTCGACGACGCCCGGACGTGGTGGGGCGGATTCCTGGACGACCCCGCGGGCTTCGACGCCCCCTTCTTCCGCATCCCTCCGCGGGAGGCCCGGGTCATGGACCCGCAGCAGCGGATCTTCCTGGAAGTCGCCTGGGAGGCCCTGGAACACGCCGGCATCGCGCCCGCCTCCCTCGACGGCAGCCGCACCGGTGTGTTCGTCGGGATGAACTCCACCGACTACGCCCAGCGCGTGGCTGCCCGTGACGTCGACGCCTTCTACGGCACCGGCACCTCCTTCAGCGCCGCCCCGGGCCGACTGTCCTACCTGCTCGGTCTGCGCGGTCCGAGCCTCGCTGTCGACACCGCCTGCTCCTCCTCCCTCGTCGCCATCCACCTGGCCGCGGCCAGCCTGCGTGCGGGAGAGAGCGACCTGGCCGTCGCCGCCGGCGTCAACCTCATTCTCGACACCACCATCCACCGCGCCAGCGGCGCGGCCGGGGCCCTGGCGGCCGACGGCCGCTGCAAGACCTTCGACGCCGCGGCCGACGGCTACACCCGCGGCGAGGGCTGCGGCGCCGTCGTCCTCAAACGGCTGTCCGCCGCCCGGCGCGACGGCGACCGGGTCCTGGCACTCGTGCTCGGCTCGGCCGTCAACCAGGACGGTGCCAGTAGCGGCTTCACCGCCCCCAACGGCCCGGCCCAGGAGGAGTTGCTGCGCACGGCGCTCGCCGACGCCCGGGTGGCACCCACCGACCTGGACTATGTCGAGGCCCACGGCACCGGCACCCCGCTCGGCGACCCCATCGAGCTGAACGCCCTCGGTGCCGCCCTCGACGGACGGCCCCCCGCCCTCGGCCCGTGCCTGGTCGGTTCGGTGAAGACGAACATCGGCCACCTGGAGGCCGCCTCCGGCATCGCCGGGCTCATCAAGACGGTCCTCGCGCTGCACCACGGGGCCCTCCCGGCCCACCTGCACTTCCACCGGCCGAGCCCCGCCGTTCCCTGGGACGAACTGCCCCTGCGGGTGCCCACCACCACCCGCCCCTGGCCGCGTGGCGCCCGCCGCCGCGTCGCGGGTGTCAGCGCCTTCGGGTTCAGCGGCACGAACGCCCACGTCGTCCTCGCCGAAGCCCCCGCCGAGCCGCCCGCCCCGGAACCTGCCGGGGCCCCCGGCGCGGCATCCGGGACGGTGGGCCCGCAGGCGTCCGGCACCGCGTCCCCCCAGCTCCTCACCCTGTCCGCCGCGTCCGCCCGCGCCCTGCGCGGCCGCGCCGCCGCTCACCGCGATCTGCTCCGCGCACCGGACGCGCCCGACACCGGGGACCTCTCCGCCACCCTCGCCCTGCGCCGCTCCCACCTGGACTACCGCCTGGCCGTCGTCGGCCGCGACCGCGCCGAACTCGCCGACCGGCTCGATGCCTTCGCCGAGGGCCGCGACGCTCCCGGCACCGTCCTCGCCCGCGCTGCCGAGCGGGACCGCGGACCGGTCTTCGTCTTCTCCGGCCACGGCTCGTACTGGCCCGGCATGGCACGCCCGCTCGCCCTGCGCAACCCGGCCTTCCGCGCCGCGCTCGACGAGGCCGATCAAGCCCTTTCCGCCTTCCTCGACTGGTCACCCGCCGAGATGATCGCCGCCGGCGCCGAACCCGCCGGTGAACTCGACCGCCAGATCCTGCTGTTCGCCGTCCAGCACGCCCTCGTCGCCGCCTGGCGCGACCTCGGTGTGCAGCCGGCAGCCGTCATCGGCCACAGCATGGGCGAGGTCTCCGCAGCACTGTGCGCGGGCTCCCTGGACCTGCCCGGCGCCGCCGAGGTGATGGTCCGCCGCACCCGTCTGCTGCGGTCCCTGGTCGGCCTGGGCGGCATGGCCGTCGTCGGTCTCGACGCCGACGCCACCGCCCGGGAGATCGCCCCCTACGGCGAACGGCTGTGCGTCTCCATCATCAACAGCCGCGCCTCGACCGTCGTTTCGGGGGAGAGCGCCGCCCTCGCCGAACTGGTCGCCGTACTCAAGGAACGCAACGTCTTCTGCCGCATGGTGGATGCCGGGGGCCCCGCGCACAGCCCCTGGGTCGACCCCCTGCGCGCCGAACTCGTCGAGGCGCTGACCGGACGGCTCGACCCGCGGCCCGGGAGAGTGCCCCTGTACTCCTCGGTGGACGGCGCCGTCCTCACCGGCCGCCCGCTGGACGCCCACTACTGGGGCGACAACCTGCGCATGCCCGTCCGGTTCGCCGACGCCGTGCGCGCCGCTGCCCGCGACGGCCACGACACCTTCGTGGAACTGTCCGCGCACCCGGTCCAGCTCACACCGATCGAGCAGGAACTGCGGGCCGACGGGACGGAGGGACTGCTCGTCCCCTCGCTGGTGCGCGGCGAGGACGGCGAGAGCGCCCTGCTGAGCGCCTTCGGAGCCCTGCACGCGGGCGGCGCCGCCGTCGACTGGCGCGGCCTCCACCCTCGACCCCGGGTGCCCGTCACCACTCCCGGATACCCCTGGGAACACCGTCGCTACTGGGTGGAGGGAGGTCCGGCCGCGGTCGGCACCGGTCACCCGCTGACCGCCCGCACCGTCCGTACCGGCGAGACCACCGTGGTCGAGGCCGACCTGGACGCGGAACTGGTCACCGCACTCGGCGGTGGCTCCGCCGCCGACACGCCGCAGGTACCCGCCGCCGCCTGGCTGGAGCTGGCGGTCGCCGCCACTCGCACGGCCCTCGGGGGCGACCGCACCGTCCGCCTCTCCGAGGTCGCCTTCGGCGCGAGTCTGCCCGCGCCGGCCGACGGCACCCGCACCGCCGCGCTGACCCTGACCCGCTCCCCGGACGCCCCGGGGGCCCACCGTTTCGAGATCACTGCCCCGGATGGCGCCCGCTCGCTCCTGCTGGCCGCCGGGACCGCCTTCCCGGCCGGTCCGCGCGGGCCCGCCCCCGCGGACACCGGGACCGAGGCCGGCGCCGGGCTGCGTGCAAGCGTCGCCGCGCTCGCCGGGACCACGGCCGAAGTCGTCTCGATCCGCACCGACGGTGACCGGATCCGGTGCGAGCTGCGCCGCAGTCCGGCTGCCATGCGGTGGCAGCTGGCCCCCGACCTCGTCGAGATCGCCCTGCGGACCCCCGCCCTGCTCACCTCCGGCGCCCCCGCACCCGGGCCCGCCCCGGCCGGCTCGGTGGAATCGGTCACCGTGCACGAAGCGCCCGGCGAGCACGTCGTGCTCCACATCGTCCCCGCCGTGGCTTCCGTCGCCCCGGGAGAGCGTTCCGGGGCCGAGCACGGCCCGGCGGCAGACGTGCTGATCGCCGCCCCGGACGGCCGGCCCCTGGTCGAGCTGACCGGCATCCGCCCGGCAGCCCCCGCCGCGCACCGCCCGGACCCGGACACCGACCGCCGCCATGCCGCGTACGTGCACATCCCCGGCTGGCAGGAACTGCCCGCAACCATGCCCGGGGCCGAGCCCGTGGCCGGTCCGCCCGGCGGCGACCGGTCCCCGGAGCCGGCCACCGCCGGTACGGTCCTGCTCGTCGCGGACGCCACCGGCGTCGCCGACGCGCTCGCCACCGCGCTGGCGGAACGCGGTACGCCGGTGCGACTGCTGCCCGCCGGACCGGCCGACGGGCTGCGCGAGCGGCTCGGCACCGCGCTCAGGGACCTGGCCGGCGGAACCGGCTGCGCCGCCGTGGTGCACCTGTCCGGGCTCGACCTGCCTCCGAGAGAAATGCCCGAAGCGGCCGTCGTCGCGGGGGAGTGCGCGGCGGTGGCGGATGCCACCGCCGCCGTGGCGGCGGTCGGATCCGGTGCCCGGCTGTGGTGGGTGACCCGAGGCGCCGTGGCCGTCGACGACCTGGAAGAACCGTCCCCCGCCCAGGCCGCGCTGCGCCATGCCGCGGTGGTCGCCGGTGTCGAGCACCCCGCTGCCTGGGGCGCCGTGCTCGACCTGGACCCGCTCTCCGCGGGCCCCCGCGCCGACACGGACGCCGTTCTCGCCGAGCTCGGCCGGCACCCTGCCCCGGGCGGACCTGCGGAGGACCGGCTCGCGCTGCGCCGTGGGCGGAGGCTGGCCGCACGGGTGCTGCCCGCCCCCACCCCGTCCGCGCCGTCCGCACCGGTGAGGCTGGACGCCGGCCGCACCTACCTCGTGGCGGGCGCCGCCGGACCGCTCGCCGAACAGGTGGCCGGATGGCTCACCGAACGCGGTGCGGGGCAGGTGCTGAGCGTCCCCCGGATCAAGGGAGCCGCACACGCCGAACAACTCCTGGAGGATCAGGCGGCGGCGGGCAGTCCGGTCGACGGCATCGTATGGCTGGGGGCCGACTGGACCCTGCCGTCCGGCGCAGCGCCCGACGCCCGCGACCTGGAGGAGGCGCTCACCGCCCGCGCGAGCGGCGCGTGGCTGCTGCACCAGGCGTGCCGGCGGACCGGCACCGAACCCGGCCTGTTCCAGGTGTGGAGCACCGTGGCCGGAAGCTGGGGTGCCATCGGAGCCGGAGCCCAGGCCCCGGTGGACGCCGTACTGACCTCGCTCGTCGCCCACCGCCGGTCACGGGGGCTGCCCGCCACATCGGTGGCCTGGGCACCCTGGAACGACGCCGGCGTCCTCGACAGGGAAAGCGCCCAGCGGTTGACCCGCAGCGGCATGACCCCGTTCACGACCGCCACCGCCCGGGAGATCCTCGACCGGATCACCGCGTCCGGCGACCCCGCGGTCGAGGTCGCCGACGTCGACTGGGGACTGTTGCTGCCGCTCTACCGCCAGGCGCTGCCGTTTCCCCTGTTCGACGTCCTGGCCGAGCGGGAGCAGTCCGCCCCCGCAGACGCCGACGCGCTGCTGGACAAGCTGCGAACCCTGCCCGCCGACGCCTGCGCCGACCTGGTGCTCGACTGCGTCCTGGAGGAGGTCGCGGTGGTCCTCGGCCTGGACGGGCAGGACGAACTGGAGCCGCGGCAGGGCTTCTTCGAGCTGGGTCTGAACTCCATCACCGCCCTGGAGATGAAGGTCAGGCTGGAGCGCAGGTTCGGCTGCCCGCTGCCGGCGACGTTGGCGTTCGAGCACCCCAACGGGCAGGCGCTCGCCACCTTCCTGGCAGCCGAGGTGACGGGAACGGACTCCCCTCCTCCCACTGCACCACAGCCCCCCGCCGACCCGCCCCGGGCTGCGGCGGCCCCGGAGGGGCCTGGCACCCATGACCTGGCCGACCTGGCCGCCCGGCTCGAAGCCGAACTGGCGGCCGCCACCGATCTGTTCGAGCAGGAGGAGCGATGA
- a CDS encoding thioesterase II family protein — MLRTPPLPQLLCLPHAGGSAVMFHPWRARFAAAARVIPVELPGHGQRRAEPTVRDFDTLVELLAGELATAVDGPYVLFGHSFGSLVAAALARRLPERSGHAPLALAVSGRNGPSVPHARAPLHNAPTEELLRGLRALQGTLPAVEQSPELLEVFLPPLRADLEMTETYRWPGPAPLPCPVQVVAGDLDPLVDEPGLAAWQRETTGPCRVARVRGGHMALDSPELHRCLDGLLARAAPVGRRGTPPPSSPNPLETSWTSN, encoded by the coding sequence GTGCTGCGCACCCCGCCCCTTCCCCAGCTGCTGTGCCTGCCGCACGCCGGCGGCAGCGCGGTGATGTTCCATCCGTGGCGTGCCCGGTTCGCCGCCGCCGCCCGAGTGATCCCGGTGGAACTCCCCGGGCACGGGCAGCGGCGTGCCGAACCCACCGTCCGGGATTTCGACACCCTGGTGGAGTTGCTGGCCGGCGAGCTGGCCACCGCGGTCGACGGCCCGTACGTGTTGTTCGGACACAGCTTCGGCAGCCTGGTCGCCGCCGCGTTGGCCCGCAGGCTGCCCGAGCGATCGGGCCACGCTCCGCTGGCGCTGGCGGTCTCCGGCCGCAACGGCCCGTCGGTCCCGCACGCCCGGGCGCCCCTGCACAACGCCCCCACCGAGGAGTTGCTGCGCGGTCTCCGGGCCCTCCAGGGCACCCTGCCCGCCGTGGAACAGAGCCCGGAACTGCTGGAGGTCTTCCTGCCGCCCCTGCGCGCCGACCTGGAAATGACCGAGACCTACCGGTGGCCCGGTCCGGCACCGCTGCCGTGTCCGGTGCAGGTGGTGGCCGGCGACCTGGACCCGCTCGTGGACGAGCCGGGACTGGCCGCCTGGCAACGGGAGACGACCGGACCGTGCCGGGTGGCGCGGGTCCGCGGCGGCCACATGGCCCTCGACTCCCCCGAACTGCACCGCTGTCTGGACGGCCTGCTGGCCCGTGCCGCGCCGGTCGGCCGGCGCGGCACTCCTCCCCCGTCATCCCCGAACCCCCTGGAGACATCGTGGACTTCCAACTGA
- a CDS encoding NAD(P)/FAD-dependent oxidoreductase, translated as MSAVDYDIGIIGGGPAGSTAASYLARAGLSVAVFEGETFPRPHVGESLVPATTPVLRDIGALDLVEQAGFPRKFGAAWTSAAPESIPTLGFSGLSHGLGAAEIEFDERDQPGVEQAHTYHVDRGKFDQLLLQHSATCGAEVMENTRIGSVDFSGDHPVLRTVRGDSSHTVRMVVDASGRGTMLGRQMKLKVPDPVFNQYAVHTWFEGLDRGALSHDKKKADYIFIHFLPITDTWVWQIPITDTITSIGVVTQKKYFTASKDDLEGFFWDCVGSRPELRSALKDSERVRPFKAEGDYSYGMKEITGDNWVLIGDAARFVDPIFSSGVSVALNSARIATKDIIAAAEAGDFSKPRFAEYERTLRRGVGNWYEFISIYYRLNILFTAFVQDPRYRLDVLKMLQGDVYDDDEPRALEAMRKIVAAVENDPDHLWHQHLGSLTTPSGAALLK; from the coding sequence TTGTCCGCAGTTGATTACGACATCGGCATCATCGGCGGGGGCCCCGCGGGCTCCACGGCAGCCAGCTACCTGGCCCGAGCCGGCCTGTCCGTGGCGGTTTTCGAAGGTGAGACCTTCCCCCGGCCGCACGTCGGAGAGTCCCTGGTGCCCGCCACCACACCCGTGCTGCGCGACATCGGCGCACTGGACCTCGTGGAACAGGCCGGTTTCCCCCGCAAGTTCGGGGCCGCCTGGACCTCCGCCGCCCCCGAAAGCATCCCCACCCTCGGATTCTCCGGCCTCTCCCACGGACTGGGCGCCGCCGAGATCGAGTTCGACGAACGCGACCAGCCCGGCGTCGAACAGGCCCACACCTACCATGTGGACCGCGGCAAGTTCGACCAGCTTCTCCTCCAGCACTCCGCCACCTGCGGCGCCGAGGTCATGGAGAACACCCGCATCGGCAGCGTCGACTTCTCCGGCGACCACCCGGTGCTGCGCACCGTGCGAGGCGACTCCAGCCACACGGTGCGCATGGTGGTCGACGCCAGCGGACGCGGCACCATGCTGGGCCGCCAGATGAAGCTGAAGGTGCCCGACCCGGTCTTCAACCAGTACGCGGTGCACACCTGGTTCGAGGGCTTGGACCGCGGTGCGCTGTCGCACGACAAGAAGAAGGCCGACTACATATTCATCCACTTCCTGCCGATCACCGACACCTGGGTGTGGCAGATCCCGATCACCGACACCATCACCAGCATCGGGGTCGTCACACAGAAGAAGTACTTCACCGCCTCCAAGGACGACCTGGAGGGCTTCTTCTGGGACTGCGTCGGCAGCCGACCGGAGCTGCGCAGTGCGCTGAAGGACTCCGAGCGGGTCCGCCCCTTCAAGGCCGAGGGCGACTACAGCTACGGCATGAAGGAGATCACCGGCGACAACTGGGTGCTCATCGGAGACGCCGCCCGCTTCGTCGACCCGATCTTCTCCAGCGGTGTGAGCGTCGCGCTCAACAGCGCCCGCATCGCCACCAAGGACATCATCGCCGCCGCCGAGGCCGGCGACTTCAGCAAGCCCCGGTTCGCCGAGTACGAGCGCACCCTGCGCCGCGGTGTCGGCAACTGGTACGAGTTCATCAGCATCTACTACCGCCTCAACATCCTGTTCACGGCCTTCGTGCAGGACCCGAGGTACCGGCTCGACGTCCTGAAGATGCTGCAGGGCGACGTGTACGACGACGACGAGCCGCGGGCGCTGGAAGCCATGCGCAAGATCGTCGCCGCGGTCGAGAACGATCCCGACCACCTGTGGCACCAGCACCTCGGCAGCCTGACCACCCCCTCCGGGGCGGCACTGCTGAAATGA
- a CDS encoding acyl carrier protein — protein MPEETIAQDQILAELKAFIEERFLPEGTAGLEADAPLLQLGILTSLNTTELIAHVQARYRLYIPPEHIVGRNFRTLENISALVFGLQGDPAAMA, from the coding sequence ATGCCCGAAGAGACCATTGCCCAGGACCAGATCCTCGCCGAACTGAAGGCGTTCATCGAGGAGCGTTTCCTGCCCGAGGGGACAGCGGGCCTGGAAGCCGACGCACCGCTGCTCCAACTCGGCATCCTCACGTCGCTGAACACCACCGAGCTGATCGCCCACGTACAGGCGCGTTACCGGCTGTACATCCCGCCCGAGCACATCGTCGGCCGCAACTTCAGGACGCTGGAGAACATCAGCGCCCTGGTCTTCGGGCTTCAGGGCGACCCCGCCGCGATGGCCTGA